The following proteins are encoded in a genomic region of Saccharopolyspora antimicrobica:
- a CDS encoding ArsR/SmtB family transcription factor — MSAEGLARIRFARSPLWEVTASVRVLKEPGKHPLHHAWRAEAQSRLDRGTTDLSLLFDLVPTPSKILPGFLAPVPAGQRPTLAEELADLRSVPEHSVRAMIESAVRTPSEPVRRLHADPARELSRLAEVIEAYWALAVEPWWPEMQDLLDQDVRHRGALLVEGGAARLFSELSPAVEWREDGLRVRHRYFEGTHVLDGRGLVLVPSTFIWPVVFSKLEPLWPSALRYPSRGIGALWAPKRPASLDALTAVIGRSRAVLLAELDAPRSTTELARRTRMSAGNASQHLTALRAAGLVAVQREGRYVLYSRTALGTGLLAGAG, encoded by the coding sequence ATGTCGGCCGAAGGCCTGGCCCGGATCAGGTTCGCCCGCTCCCCGCTGTGGGAGGTCACGGCCAGCGTTCGCGTCCTGAAGGAACCCGGCAAGCACCCGCTGCACCACGCGTGGCGGGCCGAAGCGCAGTCCCGGCTCGACCGCGGCACCACCGATCTGTCGCTGCTGTTCGACCTGGTGCCGACGCCGAGCAAGATCCTGCCCGGATTCCTCGCCCCGGTCCCGGCCGGGCAGCGGCCGACACTGGCCGAGGAGCTGGCTGATCTCCGGTCGGTGCCCGAGCACTCGGTCCGGGCCATGATCGAGAGCGCCGTGCGCACGCCTTCCGAGCCGGTCCGCCGGTTGCACGCCGACCCGGCTCGCGAGCTGTCGCGGCTGGCCGAGGTGATCGAGGCCTACTGGGCGCTGGCCGTCGAGCCGTGGTGGCCGGAGATGCAGGACCTGCTGGACCAGGACGTCCGGCACCGCGGCGCGCTGCTGGTGGAAGGCGGTGCCGCGCGGCTGTTCAGCGAACTCAGCCCGGCAGTCGAGTGGCGCGAGGACGGGCTGCGCGTGCGGCACCGGTACTTCGAGGGCACGCACGTCCTCGACGGTCGCGGGCTCGTGCTGGTTCCGTCGACGTTCATCTGGCCGGTCGTGTTCTCCAAGCTGGAGCCGCTGTGGCCGAGCGCGCTCCGCTATCCCTCCCGCGGCATCGGCGCGCTCTGGGCACCGAAGCGGCCCGCTTCGCTCGACGCGTTGACCGCGGTCATCGGCCGGTCCCGGGCTGTGCTGCTGGCCGAGCTGGACGCGCCGAGATCGACCACCGAGCTCGCTCGCCGCACCCGGATGTCGGCGGGGAACGCCTCGCAGCACCTGACCGCGCTGCGCGCTGCCGGGCTGGTCGCGGTGCAGCGGGAAGGTCGCTACGTCCTCTACAGCCGGACCGCCCTGGGCACCGGACTGCTGGCCGGGGCGGGCTGA
- a CDS encoding Bcr/CflA family multidrug efflux MFS transporter: MSAPDRTKYVLILGGLSAFGPLAIDMYLPAFPEIAAELGTGASQVQLSLTACTLGLALGQLVAGPLSDTFGRRRPLLIGLVVFTLASLLCAFAPSAYALAGLRLVQGLGGAAGIVIARAVVRDMYSGVEMARFFSLLMLVNGLAPILAPLIGGQLLQVTSWRGVFLALGLIGAVMLVASAFGVRETLPAQNRRAGNLGDTLRSFRALLGDRAFVGCSLSSALAFAAMFAYISGSSFVLQDVFGMSPQMFSLVFGINSLGIILVGQLNARLVERAAPRRLLAIGLGCTALGGVAVAVSAAVGAGLAGLLPALFLVVSSIGMVSPNATALALSGHPETAGSASALLGVMQFSAGALAAPLVGSAGTDTALPMGLVMGGLSVAAALVFAVLVRRGATA, encoded by the coding sequence ATGTCTGCACCGGACAGGACCAAGTACGTGCTGATCCTGGGCGGGTTGTCCGCGTTCGGCCCGCTGGCCATCGACATGTACCTTCCCGCCTTCCCGGAGATCGCCGCCGAACTCGGCACCGGGGCGTCCCAGGTCCAGCTGTCGCTGACGGCCTGCACGCTCGGGCTCGCGCTGGGGCAGCTGGTGGCCGGGCCGCTCTCGGACACCTTCGGCAGGCGGCGCCCGCTGCTGATCGGCCTGGTGGTGTTCACGCTGGCCTCGCTGCTGTGCGCGTTCGCCCCGTCGGCGTACGCGCTGGCCGGGTTGCGGCTGGTGCAGGGATTGGGCGGGGCGGCCGGGATCGTCATCGCGCGGGCCGTGGTGCGCGACATGTACTCGGGCGTCGAGATGGCCCGGTTCTTCTCGCTGCTGATGCTGGTCAACGGGCTGGCGCCGATCCTCGCGCCGCTCATCGGCGGGCAGCTGCTGCAGGTGACGTCGTGGCGCGGGGTGTTCCTGGCGCTGGGCCTGATCGGGGCGGTGATGCTGGTGGCGTCCGCCTTCGGCGTGCGCGAGACGTTGCCCGCGCAGAACCGGCGGGCCGGGAACCTGGGCGACACGCTGCGCAGCTTCCGCGCGCTGCTCGGCGATCGCGCGTTCGTCGGGTGCTCGCTGTCGTCCGCGCTGGCCTTCGCGGCGATGTTCGCCTACATCTCGGGTTCGTCGTTCGTGCTGCAGGACGTCTTCGGCATGTCGCCGCAGATGTTCAGCCTGGTCTTCGGGATCAACTCGCTGGGCATCATCCTCGTCGGACAGCTCAACGCCCGCCTGGTCGAGCGCGCAGCGCCCCGCCGCCTGCTGGCCATCGGCCTGGGCTGCACCGCGCTCGGAGGAGTCGCGGTGGCGGTGTCGGCGGCCGTCGGCGCAGGCCTGGCCGGGCTGCTGCCCGCGCTGTTCCTGGTGGTGTCCAGCATCGGCATGGTCTCGCCGAACGCCACGGCGCTGGCGCTGTCCGGGCACCCGGAGACCGCAGGCAGCGCTTCGGCGCTGCTCGGTGTGATGCAGTTCTCCGCGGGAGCGCTGGCCGCACCGCTGGTCGGCTCCGCAGGCACCGACACGGCTTTGCCGATGGGCCTGGTCATGGGCGGTTTGTCGGTGGCCGCCGCGCTCGTCTTCGCGGTGCTGGTCCGGCGCGGGGCCACGGCGTAA
- a CDS encoding GDSL-type esterase/lipase family protein — protein sequence MNNPVAVPITTPITDSIVRGALELERTERGVRPHRLPAKARAQCADGQLAMVESQPSGVRLAFRTAATAIELDVLGTRTVYRGAQTLPGNDYDLLVDGRLADRARATGGNVMTIDMATGGVDTETGPVGTVRFTGLAAENKDVEIWLPYRETTELVELRTDAPVEPAPDRGRRVWLHHGSSISHGSNAESSTTTWPALAAAAGEVELINLGLGGSALLDPFTARALRDTPADLISVKIGINVVNADLMRLRAFGPAVHGFLDTIRERHPRTPLLVISPILCPIHEDTPGPGAPVFADGMVRFRAMGDPAERATGKLTLNVVREELARITAQRAADDPNLHHLDGRELYGEADFAELPLPDALHPDAAAHHRIAERFAEFAFGGPFRAVL from the coding sequence ATGAACAACCCCGTGGCGGTGCCGATCACCACCCCGATCACCGACAGCATCGTGCGCGGTGCGCTGGAACTGGAGCGGACGGAACGCGGAGTGCGGCCGCACCGCCTGCCCGCGAAAGCGCGCGCGCAGTGCGCCGACGGGCAACTGGCCATGGTGGAGTCCCAGCCGTCCGGGGTTCGGCTGGCCTTTCGCACCGCGGCGACCGCGATCGAGCTCGACGTGCTGGGCACCAGAACGGTCTACCGGGGCGCCCAGACCCTGCCCGGCAACGACTACGACCTGCTCGTCGACGGCCGGCTGGCCGACCGGGCCAGGGCGACCGGTGGCAACGTGATGACCATCGACATGGCCACCGGCGGCGTGGACACCGAAACCGGCCCGGTCGGCACCGTCCGGTTCACCGGGCTCGCCGCCGAGAACAAGGACGTCGAGATCTGGCTGCCCTACCGGGAGACCACCGAGCTCGTCGAGCTGCGCACCGACGCGCCGGTGGAACCCGCCCCGGACCGCGGCCGCCGGGTGTGGCTGCACCACGGCAGCTCGATCAGCCACGGCTCGAACGCGGAGAGCTCCACCACCACGTGGCCCGCGCTGGCCGCGGCCGCCGGTGAGGTGGAGCTGATCAACCTCGGGCTCGGCGGCAGCGCGCTGCTCGACCCGTTCACCGCCCGCGCGCTGCGCGACACCCCGGCGGACCTGATCAGCGTCAAGATCGGCATCAACGTGGTCAACGCCGACCTGATGCGCCTGCGCGCGTTCGGCCCGGCGGTGCACGGCTTCCTCGACACGATCCGCGAGCGGCATCCGAGAACGCCGCTGCTGGTGATCTCGCCGATCCTGTGCCCGATCCACGAGGACACACCGGGCCCCGGAGCCCCGGTGTTCGCGGACGGGATGGTGCGGTTCCGGGCGATGGGTGATCCGGCGGAGCGCGCCACCGGGAAGCTGACGCTCAACGTCGTCCGCGAGGAGCTGGCGCGCATCACCGCGCAGCGGGCGGCCGACGACCCGAACCTGCACCACCTCGACGGGCGCGAGCTCTACGGCGAGGCGGACTTCGCCGAGCTGCCGCTGCCGGACGCGCTGCACCCCGACGCTGCGGCGCACCACCGCATCGCCGAGCGCTTCGCGGAGTTCGCCTTCGGAGGACCGTTCCGCGCCGTGCTATAG
- a CDS encoding protein kinase domain-containing protein, with amino-acid sequence MPHLADAAPERRLIGARYRLEGTIGHGAMGQVWAGTDELLHRPVAVKELRLSPGLAKEHAAEMRERALREARAMAALNHPNTVLLYDVARENEQPFVVMELVHGLSLARLLNKHRSLPPEKLAVLADGVAAALQAAHAMGIVHRDVKPGNVLLGSMRQVKLADFGMSRSTAESTLTRSGVLVGTPAYLAPEIAIGGELGANADLWSFGAMLFAAAEGRLPYESTGDPLITISSIVHGPVPPHRQTGPIGEVISGLMVKDPAHRMPLLEVRRRVHDLARQAGEHPFEEYLRDIEPPRPIALTAPPPDQPTAPAPAAKRSKTRTTIVLGATAVLAIGAATGGFLLGRAGGPEPSGVPGQEITESTSVQLPDSTPAADDSPFGVLEAEHATSGSKAGQLGTEHGDRGPVQFAGSMEDGSSLTFDNVEFGSATASQVSARLRVVNGELKGKIELRLGGPSGELIAKIPVASKNGDGWKVAPVDLLRPLSGKRTVHLSVIADEPVPFVDLDWVRFHR; translated from the coding sequence GTGCCTCACCTCGCAGACGCCGCCCCAGAACGCCGCCTGATCGGAGCTCGCTACCGCTTGGAGGGCACCATCGGCCACGGCGCGATGGGCCAGGTCTGGGCCGGAACCGACGAGCTGCTGCACCGCCCCGTCGCGGTGAAGGAACTCCGCCTGTCCCCCGGCCTCGCCAAGGAGCACGCGGCCGAGATGCGGGAACGCGCACTGCGCGAGGCGCGGGCGATGGCGGCGCTCAACCACCCGAACACCGTGCTGCTCTACGACGTCGCGCGCGAGAACGAGCAGCCGTTCGTCGTGATGGAGCTGGTGCACGGGCTGAGCCTCGCCCGGCTGCTCAACAAGCACCGCTCGCTCCCGCCCGAGAAGCTGGCCGTGCTCGCCGACGGTGTCGCGGCGGCGCTGCAGGCGGCGCACGCGATGGGCATCGTGCACCGCGACGTCAAGCCCGGCAACGTGCTGCTCGGCAGCATGCGCCAGGTCAAGCTCGCCGACTTCGGCATGTCCCGCAGCACCGCGGAATCCACCCTGACCCGCTCCGGCGTGCTGGTCGGCACTCCCGCCTACCTGGCTCCGGAGATCGCGATCGGCGGCGAGCTCGGCGCGAACGCGGACCTGTGGAGCTTCGGCGCCATGCTCTTCGCCGCGGCCGAGGGACGCCTGCCCTACGAGAGCACCGGTGATCCGCTGATCACCATCAGCTCGATCGTGCACGGCCCGGTGCCGCCGCACCGGCAGACGGGGCCGATCGGCGAGGTCATCAGCGGGCTGATGGTCAAGGACCCGGCCCACCGGATGCCGCTGCTGGAGGTGCGGCGGCGGGTGCACGACCTGGCCCGCCAAGCCGGGGAGCACCCGTTCGAGGAGTACCTCCGCGACATCGAACCGCCCCGCCCGATCGCTCTCACCGCTCCCCCGCCCGACCAGCCCACGGCACCGGCACCGGCCGCGAAGCGCTCCAAGACCCGCACCACGATCGTGCTCGGCGCGACAGCGGTGCTCGCGATCGGCGCCGCGACAGGCGGTTTCCTGCTCGGGCGCGCCGGTGGACCAGAGCCCTCGGGTGTTCCCGGACAAGAGATCACCGAAAGCACCTCCGTTCAGCTCCCCGACAGCACCCCCGCCGCCGACGACAGCCCGTTCGGCGTGCTCGAGGCCGAGCACGCGACCTCCGGCAGCAAAGCCGGTCAGCTCGGCACCGAGCACGGCGATCGCGGGCCCGTCCAGTTCGCCGGTTCGATGGAGGACGGCTCCTCGCTCACCTTCGACAACGTCGAATTCGGCTCCGCTACGGCGAGTCAGGTCTCCGCCAGGCTGCGCGTCGTCAACGGCGAGCTCAAGGGCAAGATCGAGCTCCGCCTGGGCGGGCCCTCCGGTGAGCTGATCGCCAAGATCCCGGTGGCCTCGAAGAACGGGGATGGCTGGAAGGTGGCGCCGGTCGACCTGCTGCGCCCGCTGTCCGGGAAGCGCACCGTGCACCTGTCGGTCATCGCCGACGAGCCCGTCCCCTTCGTGGACCTGGACTGGGTGCGGTTCCACCGCTGA
- a CDS encoding hemolysin family protein, producing the protein MSDGFAILLGVVLLLLNAFFVGAEFSLLSSRRDRLEALAAQGKGRARLVISASQQGSLMLASAQLGITLCSLGLGRLGEPAVAHQLQVPFAALGIPEAVTHAVAFAIALALVVVLHVLIGEMVPKNLAIAEPEKVALWLVPPLVGFVKLARPFIALFNMMANTILKLMRVEPKDELDTAYTSAELAELLVESRREGLIDHSEHRRLAQTLSSANHTVTDVLVPNAEVTTLPTRPTLGDVERVVGETGFSRFPVLGANGEMRGYLHIKDVLDQAGQDPSTPIAPSRIRRLPTVPAEARLDEALASLRRSGSHLATAVDTTGAPIGVVAMEDLVEEYVGTVRDGTHVN; encoded by the coding sequence ATGAGCGATGGATTCGCGATTCTGCTCGGTGTAGTGCTGCTGCTGTTGAACGCGTTCTTCGTGGGCGCGGAGTTCTCGCTGCTGTCCTCACGACGGGACCGGCTGGAAGCCCTGGCCGCTCAGGGCAAGGGCCGTGCCCGGCTGGTGATCAGCGCCAGCCAGCAGGGCTCGCTCATGCTCGCCAGCGCCCAGCTCGGCATCACCCTGTGCTCCCTGGGCCTGGGACGCCTCGGCGAACCCGCCGTCGCCCACCAACTCCAAGTGCCCTTCGCCGCACTCGGCATCCCGGAAGCGGTCACGCACGCGGTGGCCTTCGCCATCGCACTCGCACTCGTCGTGGTGCTGCACGTGCTGATCGGCGAGATGGTCCCGAAGAACCTGGCCATCGCCGAACCCGAGAAGGTCGCGCTGTGGCTGGTGCCGCCACTGGTCGGGTTCGTCAAACTCGCCCGGCCCTTCATCGCGCTGTTCAACATGATGGCCAACACCATCCTCAAGCTCATGCGCGTGGAACCCAAGGACGAGCTCGACACCGCCTACACCTCCGCCGAACTCGCCGAACTCCTCGTCGAATCCCGCCGCGAAGGACTCATCGACCACTCCGAACACCGCCGCCTCGCCCAAACACTGTCCTCCGCCAACCACACCGTCACCGACGTCCTCGTCCCCAACGCCGAGGTCACCACACTGCCCACCCGCCCCACCCTGGGCGACGTGGAACGCGTCGTCGGCGAAACCGGGTTCTCCCGGTTCCCGGTGCTCGGGGCCAACGGCGAGATGCGCGGCTACCTGCACATCAAGGACGTCCTCGACCAGGCCGGGCAGGACCCGTCCACCCCGATCGCACCGTCCCGCATCCGGCGGTTGCCGACGGTCCCGGCCGAGGCCCGGCTGGACGAAGCGCTCGCCTCGCTGCGGCGCTCGGGCAGCCACCTCGCCACCGCCGTCGACACCACCGGCGCACCCATCGGCGTCGTCGCCATGGAAGACCTCGTCGAGGAGTACGTCGGAACCGTCCGGGACGGCACTCACGTGAACTGA
- a CDS encoding MFS transporter, with translation MIENPAVPDRLPGQFRSFFAAIAGSDFGTQVSYVALPLTAVLALGAGAAEVGALTALTTAAFLLIGLPAGAWVDRLPRRAVMITTDVVRAVLYGSVPVAWLLGALTMPQLYAVALLGGVATVFSEVAAQTFLPELVGRGHLVPANARLMGARGVNQIVGRSAGGFLASAFAAPVVIALDALSYACSAVVLWRIRVTAPAGPARPRSRVWPDVRDGLRHVLGNRMLRPLAIEGALTNFATTLTITVLPVVFVRELRLDEWVLGVFLAVGGCGALTGAICARALAARFGHGRVLWIAGVAASCAGCAVPLLGSGSGLWFAAVGWAVLTTKTGIGNVLAVSLRQSITPDHLMGRMNATFRFLLTGALAVGGVLAGALGESAGARAVLWVSAGVFAVTWLAVFLSPLRSLRELPEAQDAPVTRAGATR, from the coding sequence GTGATCGAAAATCCAGCGGTCCCGGACCGGTTGCCGGGGCAGTTCCGGTCGTTCTTCGCCGCCATCGCGGGCAGCGACTTCGGCACCCAGGTCAGCTACGTCGCGCTGCCGCTGACCGCAGTCCTCGCGCTCGGCGCGGGCGCGGCCGAGGTCGGTGCGCTCACCGCCCTCACCACGGCAGCGTTCCTGCTGATCGGGCTGCCCGCCGGGGCCTGGGTGGACCGGCTGCCCCGCCGCGCGGTGATGATCACCACGGACGTGGTGCGAGCGGTCCTGTACGGCTCGGTCCCGGTCGCCTGGCTGTTGGGGGCGCTGACGATGCCGCAGCTGTACGCGGTGGCGCTGCTCGGCGGAGTGGCGACGGTGTTCTCCGAGGTAGCCGCGCAGACGTTCCTGCCCGAGCTGGTGGGCCGCGGCCACCTGGTGCCGGCCAACGCCCGGCTGATGGGCGCGCGCGGGGTGAACCAGATCGTCGGCCGGAGCGCGGGCGGGTTCCTGGCCTCGGCGTTCGCCGCGCCGGTCGTGATCGCGCTCGACGCGCTCAGCTACGCGTGCTCGGCCGTCGTGCTGTGGCGGATCCGGGTGACGGCACCGGCGGGTCCGGCGCGGCCGAGATCGCGGGTGTGGCCGGACGTGCGGGACGGGCTGCGCCACGTGCTCGGGAACCGCATGCTGCGGCCGCTGGCGATCGAAGGCGCGCTGACCAACTTCGCCACCACGCTGACGATCACCGTGCTGCCGGTGGTGTTCGTCCGCGAACTCCGGCTCGACGAGTGGGTTCTCGGGGTCTTCCTGGCGGTCGGCGGCTGCGGAGCGCTCACCGGGGCGATCTGCGCGCGAGCCCTGGCCGCCCGCTTCGGGCACGGCCGGGTGCTGTGGATCGCCGGCGTGGCCGCCAGTTGCGCCGGGTGCGCGGTGCCGCTGCTCGGCAGCGGTTCCGGGCTGTGGTTCGCCGCGGTCGGGTGGGCGGTGCTCACCACCAAGACCGGCATCGGGAACGTCCTGGCCGTGAGCCTGCGGCAGTCGATCACCCCGGACCACCTGATGGGACGGATGAACGCGACCTTCCGCTTCCTGCTCACCGGCGCGCTCGCCGTCGGGGGAGTGCTGGCCGGTGCGCTCGGCGAATCAGCGGGCGCCCGAGCGGTGCTGTGGGTCTCGGCGGGAGTCTTCGCGGTGACCTGGCTGGCGGTGTTCCTCTCGCCGCTGCGATCGCTGCGCGAACTGCCCGAAGCTCAGGACGCACCGGTCACGCGGGCTGGCGCGACCAGGTGA
- a CDS encoding 3-methyladenine DNA glycosylase, translating into MTVLSEDQWRARQAAHRERVAEWTRPHRERQHEHRKHPVLDFLFTYYSFRPARLERWQPEVGVVLAGGAEFLDRRGFTSTPDGVTLDPAAFTDKRRSTAEFVLGLLSATAARKPRLGCFGLHEWAMVYRTQPADVRHSGWPLRLGHAGTDEVVDSMQVSCTHYDAFRFFTPPARPLNTLQPERADQVRLEQPGCLHANMDLFKWAYKLDPFVPAELVADCFELAVRVRELDMRASPYDLRDLGYEPVPIETPEGRADYARRQREFADEAAVLRQRLIDTCREVLTWSRQPA; encoded by the coding sequence ATGACCGTGCTGTCCGAAGACCAGTGGCGGGCCCGGCAGGCCGCCCACCGCGAACGCGTGGCCGAGTGGACCCGGCCGCACCGCGAGCGCCAGCACGAGCACCGCAAGCACCCGGTGCTGGACTTCCTGTTCACCTACTACAGCTTCCGCCCGGCGCGGTTGGAGCGCTGGCAGCCGGAAGTGGGCGTGGTGCTGGCCGGTGGTGCGGAGTTCCTGGACCGGCGCGGATTCACCAGCACGCCGGACGGCGTGACGCTCGATCCCGCTGCCTTCACCGACAAGCGCCGCAGCACAGCGGAGTTCGTGCTCGGCCTGCTCAGCGCCACCGCGGCACGCAAGCCCAGGCTGGGCTGCTTCGGGCTGCACGAGTGGGCCATGGTCTACCGCACGCAACCGGCTGACGTCCGCCACTCCGGCTGGCCGCTGCGGCTCGGGCACGCGGGCACCGACGAGGTCGTGGACTCGATGCAGGTCAGCTGCACGCACTACGACGCGTTCCGGTTCTTCACCCCGCCCGCACGCCCGCTCAACACCCTCCAGCCCGAGCGCGCCGACCAGGTCCGCCTGGAGCAGCCGGGCTGCCTGCACGCGAACATGGACTTGTTCAAGTGGGCCTACAAGCTGGATCCGTTCGTGCCCGCCGAACTGGTCGCGGACTGCTTCGAGCTGGCGGTGCGAGTCCGCGAACTCGACATGCGCGCCAGCCCCTACGACCTCCGCGACCTCGGCTACGAACCGGTCCCGATCGAAACGCCCGAGGGCCGCGCCGACTACGCGCGCAGGCAGCGCGAGTTCGCCGATGAAGCGGCGGTGCTGCGGCAGCGGCTGATCGACACCTGCCGGGAGGTCCTCACCTGGTCGCGCCAGCCCGCGTGA
- a CDS encoding winged helix-turn-helix transcriptional regulator, giving the protein MVTEQDSAFERGKLTDPNCPTRLVLDRIGDKWTVLVVTLLADGPLRFTQLRAGIGGVAPKVLTQTLRALERDGLVTRTAYPEIPPKVIYELTELGHSLRAPVAAIADWSERNVNRILAARTAHDQA; this is encoded by the coding sequence ATGGTTACCGAGCAGGACAGCGCGTTCGAACGGGGGAAGCTGACCGATCCGAACTGCCCCACCCGGCTGGTGCTCGACCGCATCGGCGACAAGTGGACGGTGCTCGTGGTGACCCTGCTCGCCGACGGCCCGCTGCGCTTCACCCAGCTGCGCGCGGGCATCGGCGGCGTGGCCCCGAAGGTGCTGACCCAGACGCTGCGGGCGCTGGAGCGCGACGGCCTGGTGACCCGCACGGCCTACCCGGAGATCCCGCCGAAGGTGATCTACGAGCTGACCGAGCTCGGCCATTCGCTGCGCGCCCCGGTGGCGGCGATCGCCGACTGGTCCGAGCGCAACGTCAACCGCATCCTCGCCGCCCGGACCGCCCACGACCAGGCCTGA
- a CDS encoding hemolysin family protein: MDILLSVLGLVFVGVLTLGTGLAVAAEFSLTSLERSTVDAHVHAVGDRRARAVQKAHRSLSFQLSGAQVAITLTTLVTGYVAEPLIGELIRPVLLAVGVPVSAAGAVSLTLAILLATTLSMVFGEMVPKNLAIARPLPTARAVSGYHARFSQVFRWLIDAMNDSANWVVRRFGVEPQEELRSARSPEELGSIVRSSAEHGTLDESTAELMDRSLRFGDRTAEELMTPRVRVEALQVGDTVMDLLELARRSGFSRFPVHGGDLDDIHGVVHVKQAFAVPAERRRSTAIESLARPVPTVPETLAGDALLNRLRGSGLQLAVVVDEYGGSAGIVTLEDVVEEIIGDVRDEHDRREIAAVRRSGDRTWIISGLLRPDELADATGFAMPDGDYETAAGYVLSKLGRIPEVGTRLPVDDWELTVSRMDRNRIAELRLTRQPEHAEATGAAR; this comes from the coding sequence ATCGACATTCTCCTGTCGGTGTTGGGTTTGGTCTTCGTCGGCGTGCTCACCCTGGGCACGGGCTTGGCGGTGGCGGCTGAGTTCTCGCTGACTTCTCTTGAGCGCAGCACTGTTGATGCTCATGTGCACGCGGTGGGTGACAGGCGTGCGCGGGCGGTGCAGAAGGCGCATCGGTCGTTGTCGTTTCAGCTCTCGGGTGCGCAGGTCGCGATCACGTTGACGACGTTGGTCACCGGGTATGTGGCTGAGCCGTTGATCGGTGAGCTGATCCGCCCGGTGCTGCTGGCGGTGGGTGTTCCCGTCTCCGCCGCGGGTGCGGTGTCGTTGACGTTGGCGATCTTGTTGGCGACGACGTTGTCGATGGTGTTCGGGGAGATGGTCCCGAAGAACCTGGCGATCGCGCGGCCGTTGCCGACGGCGCGGGCGGTGTCGGGGTATCACGCGCGGTTCTCGCAGGTGTTCCGGTGGTTGATCGATGCGATGAACGACAGCGCGAACTGGGTGGTGCGCCGGTTCGGTGTCGAGCCCCAGGAAGAGCTTCGCTCGGCTCGCTCACCCGAAGAATTGGGGTCGATCGTGCGTTCCAGTGCCGAGCACGGGACGTTGGATGAGTCGACGGCGGAGTTGATGGACCGTTCGTTGCGGTTCGGTGACCGCACCGCCGAAGAACTCATGACTCCGCGGGTGCGGGTGGAGGCTTTGCAGGTCGGTGACACGGTGATGGATCTGCTGGAGCTGGCCCGCCGTAGCGGGTTCTCCCGGTTCCCGGTGCACGGCGGCGATCTGGACGACATCCACGGCGTCGTCCACGTCAAGCAGGCCTTCGCCGTCCCGGCGGAGCGCAGGCGCAGCACCGCGATCGAATCGCTGGCCCGCCCGGTGCCGACCGTGCCGGAAACGCTGGCCGGCGACGCCCTGCTCAACCGGCTGCGCGGCTCCGGCCTGCAGCTGGCCGTGGTCGTCGACGAGTACGGCGGTTCCGCGGGCATCGTGACCTTGGAGGACGTCGTCGAGGAGATCATCGGCGATGTCCGCGACGAGCACGACCGCCGGGAGATCGCCGCGGTGCGCCGCTCCGGCGACCGGACCTGGATCATCTCCGGACTGCTGCGGCCCGACGAACTCGCCGACGCCACCGGCTTCGCGATGCCCGACGGCGACTACGAGACCGCCGCCGGATACGTGCTGAGCAAGCTCGGCCGCATTCCCGAGGTCGGCACCCGGCTGCCCGTGGACGACTGGGAGCTCACCGTGTCCCGCATGGACCGCAACCGCATCGCCGAACTGCGGCTGACCCGCCAACCCGAGCACGCCGAGGCCACGGGAGCGGCCCGATGA
- a CDS encoding TIGR03086 family metal-binding protein, producing MQLLTAHRTAMAEFDARVQRIEATQWDNPTPCTEWDVRDLLNHLVGEQLWAPWLLDGATLDEVGDRFDGDVLGADPVGAWNAAADAARRAWDAPGATSGEVNVTGGVIPAEDYGWQMTADLAVHAWDLARGIGADERLNPELVTELHAVLAPQVPAWQDLGIFAAPREVPPDADEQTRLLALLGRS from the coding sequence GTGCAGCTGTTGACGGCCCACCGCACAGCGATGGCGGAATTCGACGCTCGAGTGCAGCGCATCGAGGCGACGCAGTGGGACAACCCTACGCCGTGCACCGAGTGGGACGTCCGCGACCTGCTCAACCACCTGGTCGGCGAGCAGCTCTGGGCGCCGTGGCTGCTGGACGGAGCCACCCTCGACGAGGTGGGCGACCGCTTCGACGGCGACGTGCTGGGCGCGGACCCGGTCGGCGCGTGGAACGCGGCCGCCGACGCGGCGCGACGGGCGTGGGACGCGCCGGGGGCCACCAGCGGTGAGGTGAACGTCACCGGCGGCGTGATCCCGGCCGAGGACTACGGCTGGCAGATGACCGCGGACCTGGCGGTGCACGCGTGGGACCTGGCCCGCGGCATCGGTGCCGACGAGCGGCTGAACCCCGAGCTGGTGACCGAACTGCACGCGGTGCTGGCCCCGCAGGTGCCCGCCTGGCAGGACTTGGGGATCTTCGCCGCGCCGCGCGAGGTGCCGCCGGACGCCGACGAGCAGACCAGGCTGCTGGCACTGCTCGGGCGATCCTGA